The following are encoded together in the Zygosaccharomyces rouxii strain CBS732 chromosome C complete sequence genome:
- a CDS encoding putative phosphotransferase (similar to uniprot|Q04585 Saccharomyces cerevisiae YDR109C Hypothetical ORF), translated as MYRGRSRSSMSISQQRLLSQSMLGLSLEQRMIYYIGVDVGTGSARACLIDSMGNIMSLAEKPIQREELKPTYITQSSKEIWSAICYCVKTVVRDSGVDIERIHGIGFDATCSLVAVNSKDGADVPVGPDFENPDQNIILWMDHRAVQETAEINSTNHPVLKYVGGQMSIEMEIPKIKWLKNHMPREKFNDTVFFDLADFLTYKATGLGTRSFNSSVCKQGLLPLGVEGSNNGWSGEFLNLIDLPELVANDFAKLGGSVKPKGDDHRSNFLSAGQYVGALSPEAAADLGLADHCVVGSGVIDAYAGWVGTVAAQTDEEIPELAKCEKGKLGVDKATGRLAAVAGTSTCHVALSRDPIFVPGVWGPYRDVMAPGFWCAEGGQSCTGALLAHVLSTHPAYTDLEHLSESAGLSKFDYLNSRLEYLVNARKERSVVALAKHLFFYGDYHGNRSPIADNTMRAAIIGQSMDNSVDDLALQYLGACEFIAQQTRQIVEIMCKSGHNISSIFMSGGQCRNGLLMRLLADCTGLPIIIPRYIDAAVVFGSALLGAVASESYNAHHTKTDLRKRRASSLGSKDQAIAGLGKGGLSKLSELQTDQPSPYTAPHATSSSHMGGGSYFPIVGSDAAANLSPGEAIAETEDEEEPVTFKSVKSTTQENLAEKTDTNSNGEELWKVMYDMTGGGKVVRPNPDTNPDRVLLNAKYKIFLDMANTQRQYRSAIDRVEANLKAQITK; from the coding sequence ATGTACAGAGGCAGATCACGTTCATCTATGTCTATCTCTCAGCAGCGGCTGTTATCCCAGTCGATGCTGGGATTGAGTCTAGAGCAGAGAATGATTTACTACATTGGGGTTGATGTCGGTACCGGTTCTGCAAGAGCCTGTCTCATTGACTCTATGGGTAATATCATGTCGTTGGCAGAAAAACCAATTCAAAGGGAGGAGTTAAAACCAACCTATATCACTCAGTCTTCTAAAGAGATCTGGTCTGCTATTTGTTACTGTGTTAAGACAGTGGTTCGTGACTCGGGTGTCGATATAGAGAGAATCCATGGTATCGGATTCGATGCTACTTGCTCATTGGTGGCGGTTAATAGCAAGGATGGTGCGGATGTTCCAGTGGGACctgattttgaaaatccAGATCAAAACATCATTCTGTGGATGGATCACCGTGCAGTTCAAGAGACAGCAGAAATCAATTCTACCAATCACCCGGTTTTGAAATATGTCGGTGGTCAGATGTCGattgaaatggaaatccCTAAGATTAAGTGGCTAAAGAACCACATgccaagagaaaaatttaacGATACAGTCTTTTTTGACTTGGCAGACTTTTTGACCTACAAGGCTACTGGATTGGGAACTCGTTCTTTCAATTCGAGTGTTTGTAAGCAAGGTCTCTTGCCGCTTGGTGTTGAAGGTTCCAATAACGGTTGGTCAGGAGAATTTCTAAACTTAATCGATTTGCCAGAGTTGGTAGCAAATGATTTTGCCAAGTTAGGTGGTTCTGTTAAGCCTAAGGGAGATGATCACAGATCGAATTTCTTGAGTGCTGGTCAGTACGTTGGGGCTCTTTCTCCCGAAGCTGCTGCAGATTTGGGATTGGCCGATCACTGTGTTGTTGGTTCTGGTGTGATTGACGCTTATGCGGGCTGGGTCGGTACTGTTGCCGCTCAAactgatgaagagattCCAGAATTGGCCAAATGTGAAAAGGGCAAGCTGGGTGTCGACAAGGCTACTGGTAGATTAGCTGCCGTGGCTGGTACTTCCACTTGTCATGTTGCTCTTTCTAGAGACCCAATCTTCGTACCAGGTGTATGGGGTCCCTACAGAGATGTTATGGCTCCAGGATTCTGGTGTGCTGAAGGTGGTCAGTCGTGTACTGGTGCCCTGTTGGCACATGTGCTCTCTACTCATCCAGCATACACAGATTTGGAACACTTGTCGGAATCTGCAGGTTTGTCTAAATTtgattatttgaattcaaGATTAGAGTATCTGGTAAATGCACGTAAGGAACGTTCAGTGGTTGCATTGGCTAAGCACCTGTTTTTCTATGGTGACTATCATGGTAATAGATCACCAATTGCGGATAACACGATGAGGGCTGCTATTATTGGTCAATCTATGGACAATTCCGTTGATGATTTGGCATTGCAATACTTGGGTGCTTGTGAATTCATTGCTCAACAAACCAGACAGATCGTGGAGATAATGTGCAAATCCGGCCACAACATTTCTAGTATTTTCATGTCTGGTGGTCAATGTAGAAATGGTCTACTGATGAGGCTACTGGCAGATTGTACTGGTCTACCAATCATCATTCCACGTTATATCGATGCCGCAGTGGTTTTCGGTTCTGCTCTACTAGGTGCAGTGGCAAGTGAGTCCTACAATGCCCATCACACTAAAACTGATTtgagaaagagaagagcATCCTCCTTAGGATCCAAGGACCAGGCTATTGCAGGTCTTGGTAAAGGTGGATTGAGTAAATTGTCAGAATTACAAACAGATCAACCTTCGCCATACACTGCACCACATGCAACTTCCAGTTCACACATGGGTGGTGGTTCATACTTCCCAATAGTTGGGTCGGATGCTGCTGCTAATCTTTCTCCTGGTGAAGCCATTGCGGAAactgaagatgaggaagaacCAGTCACTTTCAAATCTGTCAAGAGTACAACTCAAGAAAACCTAGCTGAGAAAACCGATACAAATTCCAACGGTGAGGAATTATGGAAGGTGATGTATGACATGACGGGTGGTGGTAAAGTGGTACGTCCAAACCCTGACACTAACCCAGATCGTGTGTTGCTAAACGCCAAGTACAAGATTTTCTTAGACATGGCAAATACCCAACGCCAATACAGATCTGCCATCGACAGGGTGGAAGCCAATTTGAAGGCTCAGATCACGAAATGA